One segment of Castanea sativa cultivar Marrone di Chiusa Pesio chromosome 3, ASM4071231v1 DNA contains the following:
- the LOC142627180 gene encoding pentatricopeptide repeat-containing protein At1g11630, mitochondrial-like, producing the protein MASLSKSRRLFIHLNRNVDVPKPLFYSTTPTPTPTPPFPSFRAAKAAIISESNPDKLAEILQKSIHFPTFQRHRPIYHLSIRKLARANRPDLIHRVLQSHPTPTSEGFFIRLIMLYSSAAMLDHAINTLELIKSSSQLSEKSLCAILTAHLNNRLFDQVRALFQTLPSKLNVTPGIASNNLVLKSFVEENNDVVAALNWVEIMEKDNKVLPNIDSYNLLLKGYLKNNDLVGFDGVVKEVLNKGLDFNLASYNYRISRLCKSKECARAKKLLDDMVSKGVKPNSASYDTIIDGFCRVGDLESAKKVLESMLSDGYVSPCSFPYYVLIRNAVKEGEFDLALEMCKETIRRRWIPPFEAMEGLVNGLVKMSRVEEAKEIVEKMKKRLKGPAVDSWGKIEAALPL; encoded by the coding sequence ATGGCGAGTTTGAGCAAAAGCCGTCGACTCTTCATCCACCTCAACCGCAATGTGGACGTACCAAAACCGCTCTTCTACTCCACCACTCCAACCCCAACCCCAACCCCACCCTTCCCTTCATTCCGAGCTGCCAAAGCCGCCATTATCTCCGAATCAAACCCAGACAAACTCGCCGAAATCCTCCAAAAATCCATCCACTTCCCCACCTTTCAACGCCACCGGCCTATCTACCACCTCTCCATCCGAAAACTCGCTCGAGCGAATCGCCCTGACCTCATTCACCGCGTCCTCCAATCCCACCCTACACCCACCTCCGAAGGCTTCTTCATCCGCCTCATCATGCTCTACTCTAGCGCCGCCATGCTCGATCACGCAATCAACACTCTCGAACTCATCAAATCTTCTTCTCAACTTTCCGAGAAATCCCTTTGTGCCATCCTCACGGCTCACCTCAACAATCGCCTCTTCGATCAGGTTCGTGCCCTCTTTCAAACTCTGCCTTCGAAACTCAATGTCACTCCTGGCATTGCGTCTAATAATTTGGTCTTGAAATCTTTTGTTGAGGAAAATAATGATGTTGTGGCTGCGCTTAATTGGGTTGAGATAATGGAGAAAGATAATAAGGTTTTGCCCAATATTGATTCTTATAATCTCTTGTTAAAGGGTTATTTGAAGAATAATGATTTGGTTGGGTTTGATGGGGTTGTGAAGGAGGTTTTAAATAAAGGGTTGGACTTCAATTTGGCTAGTTATAATTATAGGATTTCCAGACTCTGTAAGAGCAAAGAGTGTGCTCGAGCTAAGAAGTTGTTGGACGATATGGTTTCCAAAGGCGTGAAGCCAAATTCTGCTAGTTATGATACTATCATTGATGGGTTTTGTAGGGTAGGGGATTTGGAATCGGCCAAGAAGGTTTTGGAGAGTATGTTGAGTGATGGTTATGTTTCACCGTGTTCGTTTCCTTATTATGTTTTGATACGAAATGCGGTTAAGGAGGGAGAGTTTGATTTGGCTTTGGAAATGTGTAAAGAGACTATAAGAAGGAGGTGGATTCCGCCCTTTGAGGCGATGGAGGGTCTGGTTAACGGGTTGGTGAAAATGTCCAGAGTGGAGGAAGCGAAAGAGATTGttgagaagatgaagaaaaggcTTAAGGGGCCTGCTGTGGATTCCTGGGGGAAAATTGAAGCTGCTCTTCCTTTGTAG
- the LOC142629273 gene encoding uncharacterized protein LOC142629273 → MSLKPLSPQDWESLIEDFQHGGSRRHKWSSTPSILDLALSSILKKDFPLKIQLIIFLEEFSDSFLDFDEHFLERLVDTLKIIIQSPTDNLFITMSLKDQMLVSTTSIFISTIHQFNIIIIESLVEFLLILINRPNHGPDRQTRGVACECLRELERSHPCLLSHIAGHLWSLCQNERTHVTQSYMLLFTWVIHNIVVHNVNVSILNTSVPLVPFNVPQSLLLSDACSSTSNGTNNYNYKELRRAMAFLLESPQVLTACGMVEFMAVIIPIAVALELQASMLKVQFFGMVYSYDPMLCHVVLKLYLSFFDAFDGQEGEIARRLMLISKEAQSFLVFRLLALHWLLGLNQSVLSSKGDKKKKKPMAFDSMGLSFYPNVFDPLALKALKLDLLALCMESLKSKSDSEMGDSVEKVFEDGIVSVSAYKWLPPRSTETAVAFRAFHKFLIGGSSHFDTDPSTTTTIMESTIFHSLQGMLLDMMLECQKLVPVIVAFVDRLLGCQKHCWLGERLLQTFDENLLPKVVMDYKLASCFPLFDRIAENDTIPPSRLLELLIKFMVFLVEKHGPDTGLKSWSKGSKVLGVCRTMLMHHHSSRLFLRLSRLLAFTCLYFPDLEVRDNARIYLRMLICVPGKKLRDMLNLGDQLLGISPSPLSNSIFNIQSPRTSYNIKKSRNISSYVHLDRVVPLLVKQSWSLSLSTLGVDSNKPGYLEGIRDSESPVEEREIDGSAEIHIPETETISQPQEPLRVMDSKISEILGTLRRYFSSIPDYRHMQGIKVRISCTLRFKSEPFNREWGVYSPASGLDRVDALPAIYATVLNFSSSAPYGSLPSYHIPFLLGEPSKNDSDSHQQVPLDIVLVENGNVEEESVRAPVMIELEPREPTPGLIDVSIVTNTENGHIIRARLHSIPIGIEDMFLMATVPSDIPKEVIPGYYSDLFSALWEACGSSSNTGRETFPLKGGKGVAAISGTQSVKLLEVPSTSLIRATERYLAPFVVSVIGEPLVNLVKDGGIIRDIIWKDVASDSSLVDTTSVASFDRGPLHLTYFDDEDERDSVVSTSKRNMGCFLILIFLPPRFHLLFQMEVCDVSTLVRIRTDHWPCLAYIDDYLEALFLA, encoded by the exons ATGTCCCTGAAGCCTCTCTCCCCACAAGACTGGGAGTCCCTCATCGAAGATTTCCAACACGGCGGTTCACGCCGCCACAAATGGAGCTCGACCCCCTCAATCCTCGACCTCGCTCTCTCCTCAATCCTCAAAAAGGACTTTCCTCTCAAAATCCAACTCATAATCTTCCTCGAAGAATTCTCAGACAGTTTCCTAGATTTCGATGAACACTTCTTAGAACGACTCGTCGACACCCTTAAAATCATAATCCAATCCCCAACTGATAATCTCTTCATTACTATGTCTCTCAAAGACCAAATGTTAGTTTCCACCACTTCCATTTTCATCTCCACCATCCACCAattcaacatcatcatcatcgagAGCTTGGTCGAGTTCTTGTTGATCCTCATCAACCGTCCCAACCATGGACCCGACCGCCAGACACGTGGCGTGGCTTGTGAGTGCTTGAGAGAACTCGAGCGATCTCACCCTTGTTTACTCTCCCACATCGCTGGTCATCTCTGGAGTTTGTGTCAAAACGAGCGAACCCATGTGACTCAAAGCTACATGCTTTTGTTCACATGGGTCATTCATAATATTGTTGTTCACAATGTCAATGTTTCCATTCTTAACACCTCTGTTCCTTTGGTTCCTTTCAATGTTCCGCAATCGTTGTTGTTATCCGATGCTTGTTCTTCGACTTCGAATGGGactaataattataattacaaGGAGCTGAGGCGGGCCATGGCGTTCTTGCTTGAATCGCCGCAGGTTTTGACGGCTTGCGGAATGGTGGAGTTCATGGCTGTGATAATTCCCATTGCGGTCGCATTAGAGTTACAGGCGTCGATGTTGAAGGTACAGTTCTTTGGGATGGTTTATTCCTATGATCCAATGCTGTGTCATGTTGTTTTGAAGTTGTATTTGAGTTTCTTTGATGCGTTTGATGGGCAAGAAGGCGAGATTGCTCGTCGTCTTATGTTGATATCTAAAGAAGCACAGAGCTTTTTGGTGTTTCGGTTGCTTGCTCTTCATTGGTTGTTGGGTCTTAACCAATCGGTTTTGAGTAGTAAAGGtgataagaagaaaaagaagccaATGGCTTTTGATTCGATGGGTTTGAGCTTTTATCCCAATGTGTTTGATCCGCTTGCTCTCAAGGCCTTGAAGCTTGACCTGCTCGCGCTATGTATGGAGAGCTTGAAATCCAAGAGTGATTCAGAGATGGGCGACTCTGTGGAGAAGGTGTTTGAAGATGGTATTGTGTCTGTATCGGCTTACAAGTGGTTGCCTCCACGGAGCACTGAAACCGCAGTGGCCTTCCGTGCCTTCCATAAGTTCTTGATTGGTGGTTCGTCTCATTTTGACACTGATCCTTCTACCACTACAACTATCATGGAGTCCACCATCTTCCATTCTTTGCAG GGGATGCTATTGGACATGATGTTAGAGTGTCAAAAGTTGGTTCCAGTGATTGTTGCTTTTGTTGACCGCTTGTTGGGCTGTCAAAAGCATTGTTGGTTGGGAGAGCGCCTGCTTCAGACATTTGATGAGAATTTGCTTCCAAAAGTTGTAATGGATTATAAATTGGCTTCTTGCTTCCCTTTATTTGATAGAATCGCTGAAAATGATACAATACCTCCAAGCAGATTGTTAGAGCTGCTGATCAAATTCATGGTTTTCCTTGTTGAGAAACATGGCCCAGATACAGGACTAAAATCATGGTCTAAGGGAAGTAAGGTTCTTGGTGTCTGTCGAACCATGCTGATGCACCACCATAGCTCTAGATTGTTCCTGAGACTATCTCGCCTCCTCGCATTTACTTGCCTTTATTTTCCTGATTTGGAGGTACGTGACAATGCAAG GATCTATCTGCGGATGCTGATCTGTGTACCAGGAAAGAAGCTTAGAGACATGCTAAACCTTGGGGATCAGCTCCTTGGCATTTCACCATCTCCACTTTCCAACTCAATTTTTAACATCCAGTCTCCTCGAACCTCTTACAATATCAAGAAATCTAGGAACATCTCATCCTATGTTCACCTTGATCGAGTGGTACCCTTACTTGTCAAACAATCTTGGTCCTTGTCTTTATCGACTTTGGGTGTTGACAGTAACAAACCTGGTTACCTAGAGGGCATCAGAGACAGTGAATCCCCAGTTGAGGAAAGAGAGATTGATGGAAGTGCTGAAATCCACATCCCAGAGACTGAAACAATTAGTCAGCCACAGGAGCCATTGCGAGTGATGGATTCGAAGATTTCAGAGATCTTAGGAACATTAAGAAGGTATTTCTCAAGCATACCTGATTATAGACATATGCAAGGGATTAAGGTTAGAATATCCTGTACTTTGAGATTCAAATCTGAGCCTTTTAATCGCGAATGGGGAGTATACTCCCCTGCTAGTGGGTTGGATAGAGTAGATGCCCTTCCTGCTATATATGCAACTGTGCTTAATTTTTCATCCTCTGCACCATATGGATCTCTTCCATCATACCACATACCTTTTCTCCTTGGTGAACCTTCTAAAAATGACTCTGATTCTCATCAACAAGTGCCTTTAGATATTGTTTTAGTAGAAAATGGTAATGTTGAAGAGGAAAGTGTTAGAGCTCCTGTAATGATTGAATTAGAACCACGGGAACCAACACCTGGTCTGATTGATGTATCTATTGTAACAAATACGGAAAATGGTCACATTATTCGTGCTCGGCTTCATAGTATTCCAATAGGCATAGAAGACATGTTTCTCATGGCTACTGTCCCATCTGACATCCCGAAAGAGGTTATACCTGGTTATTACTCAGACTTGTTCAGTGCTCTTTGGGAGGCATGTGGTAGTTCATCCAACACTGGGCGGGAGACCTTTCCACTGAAAGGAGGCAAAGGAGTTGCAGCCATTAGTGGGACCCAATCAGTCAAGCTACTTGAAGTCCCTTCAACCTCTTTGATTCGGGCTACAGAGCGCTACTTGGCTCCGTTTGTTGTAAGCGTGATTGGTGAACCACTTGTCAACCTTGTGAAGGATGGGGGAATCATTAGAGATATCATCTGGAAGGATGTGGCTTCAGATTCTTCCCTTGTTGATACCACCTCAGTAGCTAGTTTTGATAGAGGCCCACTTCATCTTACATActttgatgatgaagatgagaGGGACAGTGTTGTCAGTACCAGCAAAAGAAATATGGgttgctttcttattttgatatttcttCCACCAAGGTTCCATCTTCTTTTCCAAATGGAAGTATGTGATGTTTCAACTTTAGTTCGAATTCGAACTGATCATTGGCCCTGCTTAGCTTATATTGATGATTATTTGGAAGCTTTATTTTTGGCGTAG